The Paenibacillus sp. RC334 nucleotide sequence GTCAAGCGAAGCTTGCAGCCGAGTCCAGACAAACAACAACCGCTGTAGGTGAAGCTGTAGACTCGCTCACGTTGAAAACACAGGATATTGAACGGCTGGCTGGGGCCATTCATAATATCGCAGCCCAAACCAATCTGCTGGCGCTAAATGCTTCCATTGAAGCAGCCCGTGCCGGGGAACACGGACGCGGCTTTGCCGTCGTTGCCGGGGAAGTACGCAAGCTGGCTGAACAAGCAGGAAGCTCCAGTGACAGCATTATGCACAAGCTGGAGGAAATCAAGGTTGCGGGACTGCGGAGCGCAGAGGAAATGAAGAAGGCTCTCGCTGTAACAGTAGAACAGGAGCATGCGGCTACCGCTACGAGACAGGCGTTCGAGTCCATACGGGGAGCTTCTCAGCATATGCTTACCCAGATTGAGGACGTATCCGCTGCGGCTGACCATCTCCGTACAAACGCTGGACATATTTCCGATGTCATTTCCAGCGTGGTCGCCGTTTCTGAGCAAAGCGCAGCTTCCACCGAGGAAGTGGCTTCCTCCGTGCAGGAGCAAGGGCATTCCATGAACAATATTGCCCAGCTTTCCGCCAAACTTGACTCGCACGCAGACCTGCTGCTGGAAGAGGTTAAACGCTTTAAGCTGTAAAACACTTCTGCCCAAAAAAACAGATAAACAGCATGCTATACATCCAGACAGGAATCTACATGAAAAAGAGGGTGACCCCCAGGCTATTACAGCCATCGGGAGTCACCCTCCTCGTTATTCATCAAGCATGGTCCAAACTATGATCCGTTCATCTGCTGAACAGTATAGTCACATCTCATATAGATGGACAGCCTGTCCCCGCTTCAGTTTTAAACTTAGGAAGAAGCGTGGATCTGGGGCAGATCCTGTTGTGCCATTTCATCTCCAAAGAACAGGTCGTCCAGCGAACTGAGCGTTCCATCCTCTTCCACTTGGTAGACGGACATTTTTTCACCATTCACTTGAAGTTCGATGAAGCATCCCCAGCAATAAAATTGATGGGAGCCGATTTTGCCGATATCTTTGGAATTACAATTCGGACATCTCAATAAACTCACCCTATCCATTAACAGAATATATGGCTTTTTCCAAACGCTGCTCGCTTAACGGGGGCACCATAACGGCATTCTCCCCGATGGACATTTCTTCGGTGCAGGGCAGCCATTTCCGCCCTTCTATAATATCCGATACAAAACCATCGCTGATTTCCAAGCCTATTATGTTATTGCCCATTCCCTGGTCAAAATAAACATCCGAAATGTGTCCGAGCATAAGTCCTTCCTCTGTAAGCACGGATAAATCCTTCAATTTACCGGGTCCAAGCAAATACGTAAGTTGAATATCGTTGGCTTCCGTTTTACGGACAGCTTGCTGATTGCGAATCATAATCGCATCTTCGCCATAAGCAACGATGTCATCCCAAGCCACCATTTTCACTTGAGATGAAAAAAGGCCTTTGCCCTCCAACTCGATCCCTGTAATTTTCCAATCAGCCGTCACCATAAAATCTTGTATTTTACCGATCTGCTTCCCGTCCTCTACGTCGAAAACGGCAAGTCCGATCATATCCTGAAGCTTCATAATAGGGTACCTCCTCATTCTGCAATCCGAACGGAGGTGCGGTCCTTTCCTTCATGCGTGTCAGACCTTGGTTCCGTTCATGCCATGAAATGGAAAACCGCCCCTCCCTTCTTATTAAAGTGCGGAGAAATCCCTAGTACCTAGTACGTAGCCGCTTCCATATGGTTTCAATTTTCTTGGCCGTGTATTCCATTTCCTCCGTAGTATTACCCAAACCGAAGCTAAAGCGAATCGCTGAATTCAAAACATCTTCAGGAAGATCCATCGCCTGCAACACATGCGACAATTCCAAAGACCCGGAAGTACAAGCTGAACCGCTGGCCGCTGCAATTCCTTCCATATCCAGATTCATCAGCATGGTCTCCGTACCGATATCCGGGAAGCTTAGATTCAGAACATTCGGTAAAGAATGCTCAGGATCGCCGTTGATCACAAAAGCGTCTTTGCCCAAAGTGTCTTCCAGCGCTTTCAGCAGAGTTTGACGAAGAGTCATATCGTGCGCCCAGCGTTCCTCTATAGAGGTGTTGGCAAGAGTTGCTGCTTTAGCCAAACCTGCAATCCCGGCAACGTTTTCCGTACCAGCACGGCGTTTCTTCTCCTGAAGTCCCCCGTGCATCAAAGGTTGGATACGTGTACCCTGACGGATATACAAAGCTCCAACGCCTTGCGGGCCGTTAATCTTATGACCGGATACGCTAAACAAATCAACCGGAAGGCTCTGGCAGTCTATCTGTATATGACCGTAAGCTTGAACCGCATCTACATGGAATACAATGCCATGTTCTCCCGCAATCTGTCCCACTTCATGGATCGGCTGAATTACGCCTACCTCATTGTTGGCATACATCATGCTGATCAAAAAAGTATTCGGCCGGATCGCAGCCTCTATATCGGCTGGATTGACGCGCCCAAAGCTGTTGACTGGCACATAGGTCACTTCATATCCCGCTTTTTTGAGTTCAGCGCAAGCATGAAGCACCGCATGATGCTCAATGGTTGTCGTAATGATATGGCCGGAAGTGCGGCCATCTGCCGTAGCCGTCCCGAACAGGGCCAGATTATCGCTTTCTGTCCCTCCGCTTGTAAATATGATTTCTTCGGGCTTGCAGCCCAAAGAGGCCGCAACGGCATCCCGTGCAGCGCTGACGGTGCGCTTGGCATCCCGGCCAAAGGCATGAACGCTTGAAGCGTTACCGAATTGGCCGGTCATGATGTCCATCATAGTCTGCGCAACCTCAGGATGCATAGGAGTCGATGCGGCATGATCCAGATAAATTCTGTTCATGTCGATTCACCTCAAATGTAAAACATGTAGTTATCCAATTCATCATGTTCCTGGTATGTGATCAAGTCCTTGAGCGTAGTGGAATCCAGTACTTCTGCAATACTGTCACGAATCCGTAGCCATAGCTGACGCTTCGCCGGATCATCCTCTTCAGTGAAATCTACTGGAGAAATCGGACCCTCCAATACACGAATAATGTCTCCTGCCGTTACCCCTGCCGGTTCACCCGCCAGAATATAACCGCCGTAAGCACCACGGATACTTTTTACCAAACCTGCATTGCGCAAAGGCGCAATAAGCTGCTCCAGATAATGCTCGGAGAGCTGATTTTTCTCGGCTATACTTTTCAAAGACGTCGGGCCTTCGCCAAACCTGGCTGCAAGTTCCATCATAATCGTCAGGCCGTAGCGGCCTTTTGTTGATATTTTCAATTGTGCCACCTCACTTATAGTAACAATTCCGTTAAACACGCGGAATAACTGGTGTTATAAACCTCTCTATTCCGATCTTAACCCTCAGCTTATGTTAACATATTAGGGCAGGTAAAGGGAAATATTACGGTAACAATCTTAAAAAAAGTTGTTTTCGGGCCATTTGAAACGGCTTTGGCCCATTTTATAGAACTTTCTCCCATCGTTCTCTGTGTCGTTGGATCGTCCATCCATCGTAACTTATTATCGTTTATGTTATAATAGGAGGGTTCTACAACAATATTGAGAGAATTGGGTGATGACCATGGCTAAAGCCAATCATGAAACCCGTGTCGTCGTCGGCATGTCCGGGGGCGTCGACTCATCCGTTACCGCGCTGCTACTGAAGGAGCAGCGCTATGACGTAATCGGCATCTTCATGAAAAACTGGGATGACACGGATGAATTTGGCCGTTGTACGGCTGAGGAGGATGCGGAGGATGTACGCCGTGTCTGTGAGCAGATCGACATTCCTTACTATACCGTCAATTTTGAAAAAGAATACTTCGATAAGGTATTCTCGTATTTTCTTGATGAATATAAGGCTGGACGTACTCCAAACCCGGATGTCATGTGCAACCGTGAAATTAAATTCGGCGAATTTCTCAATAAAGCGCTGGATTTGGGCGCGGATTATGTCGCTACAGGACATTACGCTCGGGTTGTGGAAGAAGACGGCCGTTTCACCTTGCTGCGGGGCGTGGACAGCAACAAGGATCAGACCTACTTCCTAAATGCATTGAGCCAAAAACAATTGTCTCGGACTATGTTCCCCATTGGTCATTTGCCGAAACCGGAGGTCCGCAAAATTGCGGAAGCCGCAGGATTGTATACGGCCAAGAAGAAGGACAGCACTGGCGTATGCTTCATCGGCGAGCGTAATTTCAAGGAGTTTTTGAGCGGGTATCTGCCTGCTAAAGGCGGAGACATGGTGGATATCGCTACAGGTGAAGTCAAAGGACGCCATGATGGTCTGATGTACTATACACTCGGCCAACGGCAAGGCTTGGGCATAGGCGGCTCCGGTTCAGGCGAACCGTGGTTCGTAGCCGACAAGGATCTGGAGCGGAACATTTTGTATGTGGTACAGGGCGACCGTCACCACAGCTTGTATTCCACCAGTCTAATTGCAACCGACGTGAACTGGATTGAAGGCGCGGATACGCGTCCGTCCGGCGAATTCCGTTGCGCAGCCAAGTTCCGTTATCGCCAGCCTGACCAGCAAGTGACTTTACAATGGCTTGAGGATGGAACCGTACACGTCGCATTCGACGTACATCAAAAAGCCATTACCCCTGGACAAGCCGTCGTATTTTACGATGGTGAACGGTGTCTGGGCGGCGGAACCATTGACAAGGTTGAAAAGCTCCAGCCTGAAACGGTTTAAAGTAATCCCCGTTTGATGTTGGCATAAATGCTTAAACAGGAGGCGTCTCTTCTATCTATGGGGGGGACGCTTTTTTTATGAAAAGATGCTCTTTTCTCCATTTGGGTATATTATGTAGACAAGATATCAATAAGCTTCTCATCTAGTCTCATTAAACCTCAAAAAACCTTATTGTATCAATGCTTTTCGTTCACTACTTTTCATTCTAGTCATATCGAATTACCATTAGCTGAAGAGTATCCATAATAAGGTGTATGCAAATTAAATCCCCCTTTATTCAGATAGGCCAACTATGTAAAAAAGCTCGCCCCTTTTTATTGTTAAGGGGCAAGCTGAAATTGTACTTTTTTCAAATCACTATGTTATCCCACAATTCTAAAATAGTCTTGTCGGCAATCTTCCCATTAGCAAACAACTCTCTTGCTGATTCAAACGACTGCGAAAAACTGTCTCTTTCACGAGTAAGAAAGTACTCTTCTTCATTCTGGCTAATCCAATAGCTATCATTCTTATAGTAACTTGTTCATGAGGCCACTCTGGATGCTGCTTTGAATTTCCATGATTCGTATAGTCTACATCGTGTACAGCTCTTCCATTCTCATCATAATATCTTCTTGTTTTTATCTCACCTGTATTTTTATCCAGAATATCAATAGATGAGTTAGGTTCACCTTTAGCCGGATGTGGATTCGTTGTCGTACTTGTATGATTAGATGAAGGAGTACCCTAACAAATCAGGCGTGATCTCCTGCTTAGGACGACCAAATTTCACCCCTGCTGCTTTGGCTACCTCTATTCCTTCACTTTGTCGTTGTTTATTTTTCAACCTTTCCTGTGCAGCTACGTAAGCAAGCATACTTAGGAATTGATCCTCAAGAAGCCTTCCAAAATCACCCTCACGAATCATTAACCGCATTGCCTGATAGCGAGGTCGGTCAAAATTCTTCCCACACTATTATCTATTTTTATACATTACAACAAAATTATTCTTTAAACTGAAACATTTCACCAATTCGGATCGTCTATAGAGTAAAATTCAGAAAGGGGATTTGTTCTATTATGCGGAAGAATGGAATATTGTTTTTGATTATCGTGTTGTTGTTAATAACAGCTTGTAGCTCTAACGCTGAAAAAATAGTTATTTCTCAAAGCGGGAAGGGGCAGGAGAAAATAATAGTCTACAAACTACAGAAGGACGCAACACTGCAACAACAAACAAAAAAAGATGTAATTGCTACATTTAATGATACTTCGGACACTATGATATTTATCAATGCAATTAAGGAATCAGAAAAGTTATCAGGTATAGTTAATACGGATTCTCCAAATTACGAAGTTACATTCCAAAAAGATGGAACAAAAGATTCTTATTATTTATGGATTAACAATAACGATCCAACCAACAATGCTATGTATGTGAATAAGGACGATACTCATACTGCGTACAAGATATCAGTCAACTCCACAAATTCGATAAATAAATTACTTGAGAGAATTAAAGATTAGCTAAAAAGGTCTGTTCTTTTGTTTAAATAAAGAACAGACCTTTTTTTGAATTTATTTCAAATCATATTTTTCCAATACTGATTTTCGGAATTGTTCTTTTGAATCTTGTTTTTCCCCCCGAAATACTAGGGGATTGAGAAGAAGGTTCAATAGCAAACTTTCCGAGATCCATATTGATTACGCTATACTGTCCTTGTGTATTTTTCTTGAGAAAAATAATACTTTTTTCATTTTGCTTCAATTCAGTATAATCCTCATAAGCTATTTTTTTCTTGCCCCCAGCATCTTTAATATAAGAAATCGGTTCGACTATAGACAAAGGTTCTTCTGCGTTCAGTGCTACACCTTCGGGTGACTTAATTACCTTGTCAATTTTTACATTAGTAAGTGTGTAAAAGTCTTGAATAGTGCCATCATCAAAGCTCGTAACGATATGTTGACGATCGTCAAAACCCTGTAAAGGAGTCCCTATCACAATAAGTTCTGCATTGGAGTCCAACTCGTCTGCCGTTCCGTATTCAATATAAGAAGCTTCTAACGAGATTTTTGGAGTATTTAATTCTGAAAATTTTGGAGAAGCATTCGTGGATGTAAAAAAAAGACTCCCTGAAGCAATCAGTCCCCCTACCGCTAATACAGAAATACCCAACTTTATTTTTTTATTAAAAGTCATAATAGTGCCCCTTCCTTAAATTAGTTATTACGATAATTAGTTTCCCCACTTGGCAATTAAGGATTGCTTGTCATATGCTTGAACACCGATAGACTGAATACCTTGTTTCATAACAGAGCTACTAGAAGTTGATGGATGCGCTTGAGATAACGTATGGCCAATCTCATGGGTTGCGTTGGAGGTTTTTTGTGCGGAATTCATACCGAAAGCCTCCATCTGATTATGATAAATTGCCACAGTAGCAAATGCCCATCTATCGCTTACACCTGCTACACCACCAGATGTGTTATAAGGAGTCGTTACTCCCAATAAACCAGAAGTAGCTGTAGAACCAACATAATATTTGTCTGGAGTTCCACTCGTCGATGTCGTTTTACCGATGTTTACTGATCCAGACGCAGCGCTCCAATCAGAACGTGCGGTATCATAGGCACTGGTATAGCCATTCGTAGAAACAGAGGAATCATAATATGCATTAAAATTGGCTGAGCTTCTCCCTCCGGTAAAGCTAGTTGCAAAAGAAGTGGAACTAATAGAAATCACGGCAATAGATAATATTCCGACCATGGAAAATAGCTTTTTCTTGGAAGCTAATAGTTTTTTCAAGGTTAGCACCCCTTTTAGGAAATTTGGAAATCTTATTATCATTCCTGACGTAACAGAAAACCACTAAATCATTGGCAGCACTTGCTACACTACTAAGTCCAAACGCATCCACCAGTATTAAAGACACTACAACTAGAGTCATTGAGATTTTATTTTATTTTGTTTTCAACTCAATCCTCCCTTTTATTTGGACATTTCCACTATTAATATACAGTCTACCGTTACAACAATCTACCATTTAAACAAAATATTTCATAATTCGACATCAATTTGATTCTTTATTCCTACTTGAAATGTAAGTTTATAGCTCTGCTTCAGGCTCAATATACGCTTTTTGAAGCTCAAGGCTTCATAAAAATTTCGGGTTTAGATCGCTTACTTCTAATTAATGATATGGAAAAGAGTACTCAAGTCTACCTATCTCAGCAAGAGTAAGTCTTTACCATGTCAAATCGTTCATCAAAATACTTCAATCGTAAAAATCAGGCCATATTTAGAAATCTCAATGTTCGATTGATATCAGACGAAGTAATTGAAATATTGCAGAAGCAACATGAAAGAGTCTTTATGGAAAAAGAATTAGCTGGAGAAATGTATGTAGATATTGAATTAGTCTGTTGCACAAATATTTGGAAAGCAAGTTTTCCCAAACACAATTACAAGGCTGATGAAAAGAAAGATAGAATAATTTACTGAGTAAAAAGAAGTATCTGATCCACTAGAAATTGAAGAAAAACTCTGTGACCAAAAGACTGACCAGAAAGTCGAAAATGTAGCCGTTTAGACCAAGAAAAGCAAAGATACATAAGGAATTTTTGATAACACCCCCATTTGGGTATATGATGTAGACAAGATATCATACTTCAATTGAAAAGGAGCGTGCCTTTTATGTCTGATTCATTAGGAATGCTGACACCGGGTAAAAAAGTTTCTTTAAAAGAATGGAACCCCAAGGATACGAAGGATATCAAAAATAAAGAAGAAATTCAGCAGGAAACAGATCAATTGAAGGAACGCTTCGCGGAACTACAAAGCAAATTATTTACGGAGAAAAAACATGCTGTTTTGTTTGTATTTCAGGGTATGGATTGCAGCGGAAAAGATGGCGTCATCAAGCAGGTATTTTCCAACCTCAATCCGGCGGGGGTGACTGTCCACAGTTTTAAATCACCTACAGCCGAAGAATTAAGTCACGACTTCCTGTGGCGTGCCCACAGCGTAACCCCGGGACGTGGATATATCGCGGCATTCAACCGCTCTTATTATGAGGATGTACTGATTACACGTGTTCACGGCCAGGTATCCGACAAGCAGGCCAAACGAAATATTAAACACATCAAACATTTTGAACAACTGCTGCTGGATAACGGTGTAAAGGTCGTCAAAATCTTTTTACATATTTCAAAGCAATTCCAGTTGGAAAAGCTGATCGACCGAATTGAAAAGCCGCATAAAAACTGGAAACTTGATCCAAGTGATTTGCAGGAACGTAAATTTTGGAAGCAATATACCCAATATTATGAGGACGTGCTGGAGCTAAGCGCAACCAAGCAGGCTCCGTGGTATGTCGTTCCTTCGGATAACCGTTGGTACAGGGATTATACTGTGCTGCGCATTGCCGTCCAAACGCTGGAGGAGATGAAGCTGTCCGATCCTGAACCAAGACCGGAACTGGAATCCCTTTTGCCTGAGCTGTATAAAGAACGGGATAAAAAATAGCTTCGCAGGCGCAAGTACTCTATCATGTGTTTGTTAACATACCAAATAAAAAAAGCTTTCAAAGCCTTACTCATGGCTGAAAATGCCGCGTGAGGGATTTGGAGGCTTTTTTTGCGTTTTACAGACTATTTTGGAGACTTATAAAGTTCAACTAATCATATATCCAGCCGCCGCCGCCGTTACTCCTACCACCACGGAAGACAGCACATAGACAGCCGTACGCCGATATTCTCTACGTTCGATCAGTTGGAGAGATTCATACCCGAATGTTGAAAAGGTGGTATAGCCACCACAAAAGCCTGTCCCCAGCAGCATCCAGAGTGCAGGAGACAGATTATGCTGCGTAAATTCGCCGTACAGCCAGCCGAGCAGCAATGAACCACTGATGTTAATGATCCACGTTCCCCACGGAAATGCGGTGCCAAACCTTTTTCCAACCCACATGCCAAGCCCGTATCTCGCCAATGTACCGACCATTCCACCTGCCGCCGCCCACCAGATCATAAGTTGTCCTCCTTGGGGGCAGCTTGCGTCATTTTCGTGCCCAGACGAATACCTGTCCATGTCAAAAACAGACCTCCACATACACTGAGCAACAGATACAACACAGCCGTAAGCGCACGATCATGAACCGTCAGACGCACGGCATCCACTGCAAAGGTGGAAAAGGTTGTAAAGCCCCCCAGTAAAGCCTGTTCCGATGGCAAGTCGCCAGCGAGGCTTGATCCGCCACGATCGCAAAGTTACCGTAAAGAACCAGCCGAGAAACAGACAGCCGATCCAATTAATGAACAGTACGCCAAGTGGAAAATCGGCCCCTGCCGCAGGCAGCAATGTTTGTACGCCGTAACGGGCAGAGGTTCCGAGTGCTCCACCTGCCCCGACGAATAGCACGTCTTTCATCTTTATATCCCCTTCTTCACTCTTGCAGTATTCATGGTGTAACCATAACAGCGGCTGAACCTGATCTTACACACTACGTATATCCGTCTGCTACATATATTTTACGACTGTGAATCCCGCCACTGCTGGTTTTGTCTGATTTTCGACTCATTCCCCTGCTCTGTAGCCTGGTAAAAGGTCCGGTCTGCTATCAAATCAGGCAAATATTGCTGTTTCACATAATGGTTCGGATAATTGTGCGGATATTGATAACCGACATGACCGAGCTTCTCCGAGCCTTTGTAATGTGCATCTCGCAAATGCAGCGGCACCTCAGCAGATTTGATGTCGTCCATAGCCGACATGGCCCGTGAAATCGCCGTATATACAGCATTCGATTTCGGACTCTCCACGGCGAATAAAATAGCCTGCGCGATGTTCAGCTTGGCCTCCGGCCAGCCGTTATTGCGATAGGCTTCAAGCGCACTCACTGCCTGCACCATCGCCTGCGGATTTGCCAGGCCAATATCCTCGCTGCTCGCTGCGATAAGACGGCGGAGAAAGGTCATCGGGTTCATGCCGAGCTTCTCCACAGCGTACAGAAACCAGAACAGCGCCGCGTCGCTGGAGCCGCGAATGCTTTTGTGAAAGGCGGACAGCACGTCATACTGCGTGGACTCGTCTGCCTTGACAATCGGGCGGCGAATGGATTCCTCCGCGACTTCCAGCGTCACGTGAATCGTGCCGTCTGCCAGCGGAGGCGTCGTGAGCGCCGCCAGTTCCAGCGCGTTCAAGGCGCGACGGATATCGCCGTTCGCCATGGACGCGATGTGATCCAGCGCAGCTTCGTCCACCTGAAGCTGCATATAGCCGAGCCCCTTGTCCGCATCACCCAAGGCACGGCGCATGGCTGCCAGCGAATGCTCCTGCGTCAGCGATTCGAGCTGAAATAACGTAGAACGGCTTAGCAAGGCGCCGTTTACATAGTGAAAGGGGTTTTCGGTTGTGGCGCCGATAAACACGATCGTACCCTTTTCCACCGCAGGCAGCAGTGCATCCTGGCGCGAGCTGTTGAAACGATGTACCTCATCGAGAAACAGGATCGTCTTTTTGCCGTACATCGATTTATTCGTTTGTGCACGGTCAATGACTTCCCTCACGTCCTTCACTGACGCTTCCACTGCATTCAGGCGGACAAATTCGCCTTGCGTGTGTTGTGAAATAATATGCGCCAGCGTCGTCTTGCCACATCCCGGCGGCCCGTACAGGAGGATGGAAGAAACCTGGTCTGCCTCTATAGCTCTTCGCAGTAGCTTGCCCGGACCGACGACATGCTCCTGTCCAATATATTCGTCCAGCGAAGTCGGACGCAGTCGGTCAGCAAGCAACCGATTGCTTGGCGTCGACTCTTGGGAATATGAAAATAAGTCCATTTCATTCACTTCCTTATGGTGATATGAGGGAACACTCTACCCCTGTGGGGTCCATATACATCGCGTTCGCTCATGCGGTTGAAACCTTGAAATTTCAAGCGATCTATTATCCTAAAAACGGTATGAACCGCCTTTTATTCTACCATACCCGCAGACAAGTTGCAGATAGCACAGTCACGGCATGGCTATATATTTACATACCTGCAACCTGGCAAGCAAAAGAAAGAACAGCCGAACGAAAGATGAATTTCGTGGCTGTTCTTATTACTGATATGACATATGACTCCCATGATGTTCACCATTATGGTAGCTTAAGCAGTTACTACGCATCCACTTAGACGCTAATTTAAAATACCCTTTCCTTACTTCACCTGTTCCTGTACATAACTTGGAAGAGTACCCTCATGTAACAGCCACAGCTCATGCAGCGCACGGGTACAGCCCACATACAGCAGCTTGGCATCCCATGCCAGCTCTCCATAATGTTCTCGGTCGGCATCCGCTACAATGACTGCGTCGAACTCCAGCCCTTTGGACAGGTACACAGGTAGAACGGACAATCCGCCTTCGTATTGCTTTTTACCGCCGTCAATCAGATTCACATCTAATCCTGCATTCGTAAAAGCCTCATGCAGCTCCACTGCCTCCTTCAAGGTACGCGTCAGCACAGATACAGTGCGATATTCCTTGGAAGAAAGCTCTTGCAGAGCGGTCAGCAAACTCTGTTCACGCCCCGATGTACCGTATGGCAGTGTGCGCACCGGATCGCCGCTACGGAATACCGGAACGGCCGCAATGCCGCCGCGAACCCCCTGCTCCAAAATCGTATTTGCAAACTCTATAATCTCCAGCGTAGATCTGTAGCTTCGGGTAAGTGCAAAATACCCCGTATGTTCCGGCGCAAAAAGAGAACTCATTTCTTCCCAGGCATGTACGCCACGGTATTCGTGAATACCCTGCGACAGATCACCCAATATCGTGAATGAATGCCCTTTAACGAACAAATCCAATAGTGCGATATGAAAAGGTGAAAAATCCTGCGCTTCATCAATGACTACATGGTCAAAACGTTGAGACGATTCTACCTCATGAATCAGCACGTGAAGATATACCAACGCAGTAAGATCCTCTTCGCGGATAACCTGTTTACGCAGATCCGACTGTGTGGTCTTAAAAATAGCAGCAGGCAAAGAAGCCTTCAGCTCCGCAGCCGTGTCTGCGGGTAATCCTTTTGCTGCCTGAAAAAGCTGCTTGTAAAGCGTCAGCGCGTCGTATTGGGGCCATTTTTTAGCATATGCCTTTTCCCGGGGTCCCGTTTTTTTCTTGCGTTCCTTGAGCGCAACCGCCGAGGGCGACTTTTTCAGCTCCATTTCAATCCAGCGATGGACTCTTGCAAGCACGCGTTCTTTTCGCTTTGCAAGCGGATAGGGCTTGTATTCCTCATTGAACCAGTTCAAAATCTCGGCTCGCGGGAGCACCGCCCCATCCCATGGTGAAAAATCTCCCTCCGGCACCGAGACAGGCTCCAGCCGTTCCACAAAA carries:
- a CDS encoding UvrD-helicase domain-containing protein, whose product is MENGFQSAYQEEQHRLSLAMEEIDRRLERLRNTPVYTGHDFTEQVLESGREEKRQALAKSAQEPYFGRMDFDERGRGQRKPLYIGKIGVEREEASAYPLVIDWRAPIASLFYSFTGGEETASYEAPEGTIEGLVYLKRNVVIRKRILERVADTYNRESNEPAVSDEFLVYRLGENKDNRLRDIVSTIQAEQDQIIRAAKNTALVIQGVAGSGKTTVALHRLAFLLYQYKEQVSADKMVIFAPNHMFLDYISDVLPELGVGNIQQSTFADWALNLLGLDLPIADPAETLAYWFESGSLRTESMDEAPGRFKGSIHFMKLLQAFVERLEPVSVPEGDFSPWDGAVLPRAEILNWFNEEYKPYPLAKRKERVLARVHRWIEMELKKSPSAVALKERKKKTGPREKAYAKKWPQYDALTLYKQLFQAAKGLPADTAAELKASLPAAIFKTTQSDLRKQVIREEDLTALVYLHVLIHEVESSQRFDHVVIDEAQDFSPFHIALLDLFVKGHSFTILGDLSQGIHEYRGVHAWEEMSSLFAPEHTGYFALTRSYRSTLEIIEFANTILEQGVRGGIAAVPVFRSGDPVRTLPYGTSGREQSLLTALQELSSKEYRTVSVLTRTLKEAVELHEAFTNAGLDVNLIDGGKKQYEGGLSVLPVYLSKGLEFDAVIVADADREHYGELAWDAKLLYVGCTRALHELWLLHEGTLPSYVQEQVK